Genomic window (Marinifilum sp. JC120):
TGACCAGCATCAGATAGTACATAAAATTGATCTGGGCCATAAACCCTTTGGCAAAACCAAAAAACTCAGGACGAGCAATATTGGAAATACCGGAAGGTCCATGGGTGAATGTCCCCCAGTTTTCCAGCACAAGGCGGATAATCTCACCAAAGCCAAGGGTTACGATGGCGAGATAGTCACCGCGCAAACGCAGCACCGGAAAACCGAGCAAGATACCACAAAGAGCACCCAGCAAAGCACCGAGCGGCAAAGCCACCCAGAAGCTTATTCCCCAATACATGTTCATGAGTGCGTAGGAATAAGCCCCTACCGCATAAAATGCCACAAAACCGAGGTCGAGCAATCCCGCCAGACCTACAACAATATTCAACCCCAGCCCCAGCACCACGTAAATAAGTGCCGAGGTCATAACGTTAACCTGATACATTGAAAACAGTTTGGGAAATGCAACGGCAAAACCGGCCACAGCTATAAGTGCAGGCCAGTATACTTTGGGGTTGGACATGAGTTTGCTGAAAAGGGTTACCTTTTCAACGCTGGCCTGCTCTTCTGCCTTCTGGCCCTTTTCCTTGCGCTCCAGCATAAAACGCCAGAGGTAGGATAAAACAAAAGCAGCTACCCCTACATATAAAACCCGGTCAAAATGCCAGGTTACAGACTTATCAATGG
Coding sequences:
- a CDS encoding branched-chain amino acid ABC transporter permease, which gives rise to MEGLKKSILASLWFMFLTLPIMGVFVNTIDKSVTWHFDRVLYVGVAAFVLSYLWRFMLERKEKGQKAEEQASVEKVTLFSKLMSNPKVYWPALIAVAGFAVAFPKLFSMYQVNVMTSALIYVVLGLGLNIVVGLAGLLDLGFVAFYAVGAYSYALMNMYWGISFWVALPLGALLGALCGILLGFPVLRLRGDYLAIVTLGFGEIIRLVLENWGTFTHGPSGISNIARPEFFGFAKGFMAQINFMYYLMLVMVIFTIFVVNRLKNSRIGRAWQALREDEIACQAMGIDKMKTKLMAFSLGATWAGLVGVVFAAKTTFINPASFTFLESAIILSIVVLGGMGSILGVILGALVLILLPEYMRDFSEYRMLIFGATMVLVMVFRPQGLVRDVRKKIDISAVKKALGGAHE